In Hamadaea flava, a genomic segment contains:
- a CDS encoding S8 family serine peptidase, whose product MVLRRLLVPAVLLAIPVFAADPATGAGPCGYQAPPSPGPVVSAPSWEQRWLDLGRAHAFSTGGGVRVAIVGTGIDASHPQLGAAVATGWDVTTNKPGARFDCNGHGTALASIVAARAKGGSSLVGVAPAATLVPVRVADAPPSAERQVTPARLAAGIRQAVTLKARVIIIGYALGSDDAGVRTAVADAVRKDVLVVAAVGDNLPKLTFPAAYDGVVGVGAIGTGGLLLSGSAVDSKVDLVAPAENVVAAARRSGHLTLSGTPVAAAVVGGAAALLRAYRPTWTAAQVAQRLTATADGGFGGGHSAAYGFGTVNPYRALTEQAATTGASPYWTPAPAALGHAPPQPQWPDGWRRALAWAAGVGVLLVVFAVLGAAAPVMRRRRPDRLS is encoded by the coding sequence ATGGTTTTGCGGCGACTGCTCGTTCCGGCTGTTCTGCTGGCGATTCCGGTCTTCGCCGCCGATCCCGCAACCGGCGCGGGACCGTGCGGCTACCAGGCGCCGCCGAGCCCCGGCCCGGTCGTCAGCGCCCCGTCCTGGGAGCAGCGCTGGCTCGATCTCGGCCGCGCGCACGCGTTCTCCACCGGCGGCGGCGTGCGCGTCGCGATCGTCGGCACCGGCATCGACGCCAGCCATCCCCAACTCGGCGCTGCGGTCGCCACCGGCTGGGACGTCACCACGAACAAGCCCGGCGCGCGCTTCGACTGCAACGGTCACGGCACCGCCCTCGCGAGCATCGTGGCCGCGCGGGCCAAGGGCGGCTCCAGTCTCGTCGGTGTCGCGCCGGCCGCGACCCTCGTCCCCGTCCGGGTCGCCGACGCGCCCCCCAGCGCCGAGCGCCAGGTGACCCCGGCCCGGCTCGCCGCCGGAATCCGCCAGGCGGTGACGCTCAAGGCCCGCGTGATCATCATCGGGTACGCCTTGGGCAGCGACGACGCCGGCGTACGAACCGCCGTGGCCGACGCCGTCCGCAAGGACGTCCTGGTCGTGGCGGCGGTCGGCGACAACCTGCCGAAGCTGACGTTCCCGGCGGCGTACGACGGAGTCGTGGGCGTGGGCGCGATCGGCACGGGCGGGCTGCTCCTGTCCGGTTCGGCGGTCGATTCCAAAGTCGATCTCGTTGCTCCGGCCGAGAACGTCGTCGCGGCGGCGCGCCGGTCCGGGCACCTCACCCTGTCCGGTACGCCGGTCGCCGCAGCCGTCGTGGGCGGCGCGGCCGCACTGCTGCGGGCGTACCGTCCGACCTGGACGGCCGCGCAGGTCGCCCAGCGGTTGACGGCGACGGCCGACGGCGGTTTCGGTGGCGGCCACAGCGCCGCGTACGGCTTCGGCACGGTCAATCCCTATCGGGCGTTGACCGAACAGGCCGCCACCACCGGCGCGAGTCCGTATTGGACGCCTGCCCCGGCGGCCCTGGGCCACGCCCCGCCGCAGCCCCAGTGGCCGGACGGGTGGCGCCGGGCGCTCGCCTGGGCCGCCGGCGTCGGCGTGCTCCTCGTCGTGTTCGCGGTGCTCGGCGCGGCGGCGCCGGTCATGCGCCGGCGCCGCCCGGACCGGCTCAGCTGA
- a CDS encoding WXG100 family type VII secretion target has protein sequence MTNNVLNVPIAELIAASNQFQAMLDEMRGRLSGLEDYMADRIKTWDGASKTAYAQLQTEWQAGAQQLHGVGQDFAGAILHSGQKFTQAEERNLEAIARTRSSFS, from the coding sequence ATGACGAACAACGTGCTCAACGTGCCCATCGCGGAGCTGATCGCGGCGTCGAACCAGTTCCAGGCGATGCTCGACGAGATGCGCGGCCGGCTGTCCGGGCTGGAGGACTACATGGCCGACCGGATCAAGACCTGGGACGGTGCGTCGAAGACCGCGTACGCGCAGCTCCAAACCGAGTGGCAGGCCGGTGCGCAGCAGCTGCACGGGGTCGGTCAGGACTTCGCCGGGGCGATCCTGCACTCCGGGCAGAAGTTCACCCAGGCCGAGGAACGCAACCTGGAGGCCATCGCGCGTACGCGCAGCTCGTTCAGCTGA
- a CDS encoding WXG100 family type VII secretion target — MSGDIVKVHFNDMQDAAQFAAKTKQELDDLAAQILKRLTIDWQGLSGDTFANERTKFINAMHHIDAALGGLADLINNQISSDLKGTDGSTVGVLDGVASVPSGMAGSSFSYVSAGLTNQ; from the coding sequence ATGTCTGGTGACATCGTCAAAGTTCATTTCAACGACATGCAGGACGCCGCCCAGTTCGCGGCCAAGACCAAGCAGGAACTCGACGACCTGGCAGCGCAGATCCTCAAGCGGCTGACCATCGACTGGCAGGGCCTGTCCGGCGACACCTTCGCCAACGAGCGCACCAAGTTCATCAACGCGATGCACCACATCGACGCCGCGCTCGGCGGCCTGGCCGATCTGATCAACAACCAGATCTCCAGCGACCTCAAGGGCACCGACGGCAGCACCGTCGGCGTCCTCGACGGCGTCGCCTCCGTGCCGTCGGGCATGGCCGGCTCGTCGTTCAGCTACGTCAGCGCCGGCCTCACCAACCAGTAA